A region of the Phaseolus vulgaris cultivar G19833 chromosome 11, P. vulgaris v2.0, whole genome shotgun sequence genome:
tacaaaaaaaaaactttaattttggTTGATAGTATTATTTTGTTACACCAATAATTCATGTTTATTAagttcaaataaattttttatttgattttttttataaaaaaactattatctTACTTTATTtacaaacaaagaaaaatgttttttttgcAGCAAAGATAATttgatataataatttttttattaaaggaGTTACAAATCCTATTAAAACatcttaatttaaataataataatattaatttgactttatttttaaatactttcATTTTAAGATAaacttaaacaattttaattaaaaaacactaattcaagaaaaaacttctaactaaattaaattttagttcaaaaacattaattacacattaattaatttatttaacagGATTTAATTCCCATTATcccatgttaaaaaaaattcaataattatCTTTTATGCTTTTGTCTTGATGTGTCATATTGGCTTACATGCAAatgaacaaatattttttatcatatatttatatatatatatatatatatatatatatatatataatactagattaacattgaaaaaaaaaagaggaagtTTAAAAAGATAAGGATTGAGAAGGAAGAAGGATAATATTGGAATAGGAGAATTGGGGAAGGGTAGTGTAGTAATTAGCAAGAGGAAGCAAAGAAGGAACCTAAACTCCGCAcacaatataattattatattaaattcaaaACCACTCCCTCTCcttgtttttttctctctctctctcttataAAGAAAACCATCAAACCAagccaaaacaaaacaaaaacaacacaaaacaacagagaagagaagagaaatgaGTATGGAGCTTCCCTGTGACAGTGAGGGCGTCTGCATGCAGTGCAAGGCCGTGCCGGGAGAGGAAGAGAGGCTGCTATGCATCACCTGCAACACTCCATGGCACCTCCCATGCCTCTCCACTCCTCCCTCCACTCTCGCAGCCACCACTCACTGGTCCTGTCCCGATTGCTCCAATCTCGATCCTCATCCACCTCTTCCCGCTCCCCAACGCAATGACCTCGTCGCCGGAATGTTAACCATCGAAAACGACGATTCTCTTACGCAAACTCAGAAAGCCAGAAAACGCCAACAACTCATTGCTGGAAAAGCTCCGGCACAAGACGACGAAGACGAGGAAGAAGAAACAGAAGAAAATCAGAGTAAACCACCACCATCTGTTTGGGAAATGCTCTCCAGAACCATCCAATGCTCCATCTGCCTCAACTTACCGGAGAGGCCCGTCACGGTTCGTGtgcctcttcttcttccttctctcttttatttttattttatttattttattacatttttattttattttaacttgtgAGGCCAATCGCTTTTCTCCGGTTAAGCTGTTACCACTCTctctattaattaattaataatcaattaataataatatgtttatttatacACTACCAATCATATTTGTTGTgcaataaataaatcataaaagaACTGTGTTGGGTTatgtattatattaattaattaattaattaattaatatcacatttatataattaatttaaatttaatataactgACTGTTTAATTTGACGGAACCGGAACCGGAACCAGACTCCTTGTGGTCACAGTTTCTGTCTGAAGTGTTTTGAGAGATGGGTTCGGCAAGGGAAGATGAACTGTGCCCAGTGCCGCCAGGCTATTCCGGCCAAGTTTGCAAGCCAGCCCCGTATCAATTCTGCATTGGTGTTTGCAATTCGCATGGCCAGGACCAATTCTAACCCTAATGCTAGTGCTGGAGGAGATAGGACTCTCAACCATTACCGGCACAACCAAGACAGACCCGATGAACCGTTTACTACGGAGCGTGCCCAGAGGGCTGGCCGTGCCAATGCGGCCAGCGGAAAAATATTTGTGACGGTGCCTACGGATCATTTTGGTCCAATCACTGCAGAGCATGACCCTGTGAGGAATCAGGGTCTGCTGGTGGGTGAGAGTTGGAGAGACAGGCTGGAATGCAGGCAATGGGGTGCTCACTTCGTCCCTGTGGGTGGCATTGCTGGTCAATCAGATCGAGGTGCACAATCTGTTGTTCTTTCTGGTGGTTACGTTGATGATGAAGATCATGGAGAGTGGTTTCTCTACACTGGAAGGTACAACAAGCAACAATTTCTCTACAATTGTAGTTCAATCCCTGTTCATGTTTTATTCACACTTGATATTGCATTGCAGCGGCGGTAAGGATCTTAGCGGCAACAAACGCACCAACAAGAGTCACTCTTTTGACCAGCAGTTTGAGAAGTACAACCTTGCACTTCAACTTAGCTGTCTCAAAGGTTATCCTGTTCGAGTTGTCAGGTCACCATCTACTCTACTTGATGCTATTCTTTCACATTCTTACTTATATATATACCCTCACCGATAGTTCACACGGAAATCCTTTGCTCCTTTTTTTGGATTGTGTGTCCATCAAACTACTTACTGAATTTTGGTTCTGGttcaatttgaaaattaattctATCTGTGACTTCTTACTAATAGAACATGTAATGTCTTATCGCACAAGATTTATTTCTACATTTGCAAAGTTTGGGACCTTAATTCTAAGTCCATGATTATTTATGAACTAACTGGTCCACCTGACCCATAATTGAGTTTTATTCATGTGTGTTGGATTTGTGTTATATTATTACTGTTTCTATCACGAGAGCTTTCATTAAATCAATATATTTGGAACTTTTATAATTCGCACTGTACCATCTTTACACCTTACCTATAATAAGCAGATCTCACAAAGAAAAACGATCTTCATATGCCCCGGAGACTGGAGTGCGCTACGATGGAATTTATAGAATTGAAAAGTGTTGGCAGATAGCAGGAGTGCAGGTGGATATGCGCaattttatgatatattttgttTGCCTATTGCTTGAATACATGCAGCGTATCTGATGTCATTTCCCTAACCAGGGTTTCAAAGTTTGCCGGTATCTATTCGTTAGGTGTGACAATGAACCCGCCCCCTGGACAAGGTATGCATTCTTCTATTCTGTAGCACATTTGACGCTAAAACGCCTCTTGCCATTTCTATTACTAAGTTTCTCAACTGGAAACACAGTGATGAGCGTGGAGATAGGCCCAGACCCTTGCCGGTCGTCCGTGAACTGAAAAAGGCCACCGTCACATTTGAAAGAACTGAATCTCCATCTTGGGATTTTGATGTGAGTGATGATTGACCAGTTCATTTTACGTTTTCAAATAGTtgtattttcatttcttttcaaCAATCTGTACAAgatatatttctaaaatataaattagagtttttaaatatatttaattttagcGAGTGAATGGCTTATTTAGGAAGAAGATTCTCATTGGAAGTGGATGAAATCACCGCCTCCCAGCAAACGAAAGGTGCAAAGTGCGGAACCCGTAGAGGGAGTAAGAGCATGGTCAAATAGTGAAAAAAGGAAGTTCGAACTTAAGAAAATCCAGGAAAAATTGCACATGGGTACTTTAATAAAATGTTTCACAATGATTGACATTGGACCTTCCTATGACTTCCATTAATACTTTCTTATCTTACCATTTTTCTTGTACATGCAGGGTTCTCGTGCATGATATGCAAGGAGGTTATGGTTTCACCAGTGACAACACCGTGTGCTCATAACTTCTGCAAGTCCTGTTTGGAAGGTAAATTTGCTGGTCAGTCTTTTGTGAAGGAGAGAGGTGGGGGCGGGAGAACGCTTCGGTCCCAAAAAAATGTGATGCACTGTCCTTCTTGCCCTATTGACATTTCTGATTATCTTCAGAACATTCAGGTAACGTGTCATATCTGTGATATAATTAAGCTTTTCTTAAGTCTCTGTTCTAAGA
Encoded here:
- the LOC137821465 gene encoding E3 ubiquitin-protein ligase ORTHRUS 2-like, whose translation is MSMELPCDSEGVCMQCKAVPGEEERLLCITCNTPWHLPCLSTPPSTLAATTHWSCPDCSNLDPHPPLPAPQRNDLVAGMLTIENDDSLTQTQKARKRQQLIAGKAPAQDDEDEEEETEENQSKPPPSVWEMLSRTIQCSICLNLPERPVTTPCGHSFCLKCFERWVRQGKMNCAQCRQAIPAKFASQPRINSALVFAIRMARTNSNPNASAGGDRTLNHYRHNQDRPDEPFTTERAQRAGRANAASGKIFVTVPTDHFGPITAEHDPVRNQGLLVGESWRDRLECRQWGAHFVPVGGIAGQSDRGAQSVVLSGGYVDDEDHGEWFLYTGSGGKDLSGNKRTNKSHSFDQQFEKYNLALQLSCLKGYPVRVVRSHKEKRSSYAPETGVRYDGIYRIEKCWQIAGVQGFKVCRYLFVRCDNEPAPWTSDERGDRPRPLPVVRELKKATVTFERTESPSWDFDEEDSHWKWMKSPPPSKRKVQSAEPVEGVRAWSNSEKRKFELKKIQEKLHMGFSCMICKEVMVSPVTTPCAHNFCKSCLEGKFAGQSFVKERGGGGRTLRSQKNVMHCPSCPIDISDYLQNIQVDIDLKGAIESLKANVEEIEKSLESDEDAAADELHDDTGSENQNSAEELNNPPEGSDVGEFKDTNNEGQDPELTCNEKRKKGDDETQSSDDNMDKKDKKNKMTEQAVDDKNVSSSSSSLNLP